In Paenibacillus sp. BIC5C1, a genomic segment contains:
- a CDS encoding YitT family protein has product MKRTSLTLQQVKTEAGKFAIMLLGTFILAFAYYHINFQNHLSEGGFVGLALLGKYATGLSPAIGMLLLDIPVMILAWFLKGWKFMIQALLGVAAFSLFYDGFERYSTLVISFHGNLWIPAVLSGVITGVGAGMVLRFGGATGGDDILAVLISRWKGWKLGTVFFVSDAFVLGLSLFFLPVKETLYTILAVWIASKVITYMVSFPARRSVTTSAVKLPVSTAAKVVSGASQRVPVARGVSH; this is encoded by the coding sequence ATGAAGAGAACATCGTTAACCTTACAACAAGTTAAGACAGAGGCGGGAAAGTTCGCCATTATGCTGCTCGGAACATTTATCTTGGCATTTGCCTACTATCACATTAATTTTCAGAATCATTTATCGGAGGGCGGATTTGTCGGTCTGGCCCTGCTTGGAAAGTACGCGACAGGCTTATCACCTGCAATCGGCATGCTGCTGCTGGATATTCCAGTCATGATTCTGGCCTGGTTCCTCAAGGGCTGGAAGTTCATGATTCAGGCGCTGCTGGGTGTGGCCGCATTCTCATTGTTCTATGACGGGTTTGAGCGGTACTCTACCCTGGTCATTTCGTTTCACGGTAATCTGTGGATTCCGGCAGTCCTGTCCGGTGTTATCACGGGCGTGGGAGCTGGTATGGTGCTTCGATTTGGAGGAGCGACAGGTGGAGATGACATTCTGGCGGTGCTCATTAGCCGTTGGAAGGGCTGGAAGCTGGGAACGGTTTTCTTTGTCAGTGATGCGTTTGTACTCGGATTGTCGCTTTTCTTTCTACCGGTAAAAGAAACTTTATATACCATTCTGGCCGTATGGATTGCCAGTAAAGTGATTACGTACATGGTCAGTTTCCCTGCTCGCCGGTCGGTTACCACTTCAGCTGTGAAACTGCCCGTGTCGACTGCAGCCAAAGTAGTCAGCGGTGCTTCACAACGAGTTCCGGTGGCTAGAGGGGTTTCCCATTGA
- a CDS encoding right-handed parallel beta-helix repeat-containing protein has protein sequence MKLFPITSAHASSQRSLKSKMTHICLSAAFPLLLLGGGSAGAAELIDNGLQNPSDSVAASSIALAAGDLYVAPGGSASNPGTLASPTSLANALTQIAPGKTIYLRGGTYSFSETVTIERGNSGTSGQRKNLVAYGSEKPVFDFSAQAFASTNRGLQMFGDYWLVKGLEVKGAGDNGIFIGGSYNRLEQIEAHHNRDTGIQLGRYASTAAKNDWPAYNEIIRSYSHDNYDPDDGEDADGFAAKLTVGPGNLFDGCIAAYNVDDGWDLYSKTDTGAIGVVTIRNSISHHNGQTSDGTSTTNSDGNGFKLGGEKIAVNHIVENSIAFNNKKHGFTYNSNPGSIQMKNNTSWQNGQSNFAFDVGTHIFTNNLSFEGGASDKTSGTDVSSTNVWWKNKKSVNDKGLLASAADFVSLVPSVTRSADGTPVLGNFLKLATGSDLIGSGTPSGTNIGAR, from the coding sequence ATGAAATTATTCCCTATTACTTCTGCTCATGCCTCATCTCAACGTTCGCTGAAATCGAAAATGACTCACATCTGCCTAAGTGCCGCGTTCCCTCTATTATTGCTCGGCGGTGGATCCGCTGGTGCGGCGGAATTGATCGATAACGGACTGCAAAATCCCTCTGATTCTGTGGCTGCCTCCAGTATCGCACTCGCTGCAGGTGATCTATATGTCGCTCCTGGCGGCTCGGCTAGCAATCCCGGAACCCTCGCGAGTCCTACGTCACTGGCTAACGCGTTGACCCAGATTGCACCGGGTAAAACAATATATCTGCGCGGTGGCACCTACAGCTTCTCGGAAACGGTTACGATTGAGCGAGGCAACAGTGGTACATCAGGACAACGCAAAAATCTGGTGGCGTACGGATCGGAAAAGCCTGTCTTTGATTTCTCGGCACAAGCCTTCGCCTCCACCAATCGTGGGCTGCAAATGTTCGGAGACTACTGGCTCGTCAAAGGGCTTGAAGTGAAGGGTGCGGGCGACAACGGTATCTTTATCGGGGGCAGTTACAACCGTTTGGAGCAGATCGAAGCCCATCACAACCGGGATACCGGCATTCAACTCGGACGCTATGCCTCTACTGCCGCCAAGAATGATTGGCCTGCTTATAACGAAATTATCCGCTCCTATTCCCATGATAACTATGATCCGGATGACGGAGAAGATGCAGACGGCTTTGCTGCCAAATTGACGGTAGGCCCAGGCAACCTGTTCGATGGTTGTATCGCCGCCTATAATGTGGACGATGGTTGGGATCTGTATAGCAAAACAGACACAGGTGCCATTGGCGTCGTGACGATCCGCAACAGCATCTCCCATCACAACGGGCAGACTTCGGATGGTACATCCACCACCAATAGTGACGGTAACGGCTTCAAACTGGGCGGCGAGAAAATCGCAGTGAATCACATCGTTGAGAACAGTATTGCGTTTAATAACAAAAAGCACGGCTTCACCTATAACAGCAATCCCGGTTCCATTCAGATGAAAAACAATACGTCCTGGCAAAATGGTCAAAGCAACTTCGCCTTTGATGTAGGCACACATATCTTCACCAACAACCTGTCCTTCGAAGGCGGCGCCAGCGACAAAACCAGTGGAACCGACGTTAGCAGCACCAACGTCTGGTGGAAGAACAAGAAAAGCGTCAACGACAAAGGCCTACTCGCCAGCGCAGCCGACTTTGTCTCGCTTGTGCCATCGGTGACACGTAGCGCGGACGGAACGCCTGTCTTGGGAAATTTCCTGAAGCTTGCCACAGGCAGTGATCTGATCGGCTCGGGTACTCCATCGGGTACGAATATTGGGGCGCGGTAG
- a CDS encoding DUF2188 domain-containing protein: MPWNKQDYPVSMKNLEPRVRHKAIEIANALLDDGYEEGRSIAIATAKAEEWDENHPTSKNSKQDTKHSSSDSKSEHGKSSSPRRHSEPVSSSKSHDNIHVVPTDSGWAIKEEGQSKSLATFQTKAEAVDAAKEKSEKQNIRAIIHNEDGQIASSIKP; encoded by the coding sequence ATGCCGTGGAACAAACAGGACTATCCCGTTTCCATGAAAAATCTGGAGCCTCGTGTCAGACATAAGGCCATTGAGATTGCCAATGCATTGTTGGATGACGGTTATGAGGAAGGACGCTCCATTGCAATCGCTACTGCCAAAGCGGAAGAATGGGATGAGAATCATCCCACATCGAAGAATTCGAAGCAGGATACCAAACATTCTTCATCAGACAGCAAATCAGAGCATGGAAAATCTTCATCTCCACGCCGTCATTCCGAGCCCGTCTCTTCTTCCAAAAGCCATGATAACATTCATGTCGTTCCTACCGACTCCGGTTGGGCCATTAAGGAAGAAGGTCAGTCCAAATCTCTGGCTACGTTCCAAACCAAAGCCGAAGCTGTGGATGCTGCCAAAGAAAAGAGTGAAAAACAGAACATTCGGGCTATTATCCATAATGAAGATGGGCAAATTGCCTCTTCTATTAAGCCTTAA
- a CDS encoding lipid II flippase Amj family protein: MFSLSLAIPMLFTMLIHAADSLSYALRLGGLRTRRIALALSLSGILLLVSRTSNMAQGPMVGNLVDTATNGGNPHFAAQLHWLMGAATAGTALAILSFPTMVKLASRMVVHFEAAGSIPSMVRGLLKRSKIKNAMYYITPPSWKMVKLLVHNGMPRRLMTLNIAVTAIYTTGVLSSLYAAYLYPGQAVAASQSTGLINGVATILLTILIDPRISLLSDKSLRGEIRLDRMNQIYGCMLVSRLFGTLLAQLLLIPFAYWIGWIVSMM; the protein is encoded by the coding sequence ATGTTTAGTTTGAGCCTAGCCATTCCTATGTTGTTTACGATGCTTATTCATGCAGCTGACAGTCTGTCCTATGCGCTGCGCCTTGGAGGATTACGTACTCGCAGAATAGCGCTGGCCTTGTCCCTGTCCGGAATTTTGCTGCTGGTGTCGCGTACCTCCAATATGGCCCAAGGGCCGATGGTAGGTAATCTCGTGGACACTGCGACGAATGGAGGGAACCCACACTTTGCAGCACAACTGCACTGGCTAATGGGTGCGGCTACGGCAGGAACAGCCTTGGCTATTCTAAGTTTTCCAACGATGGTCAAGCTCGCTTCCCGAATGGTCGTTCATTTTGAGGCGGCAGGATCAATTCCTTCCATGGTTCGAGGCTTGTTGAAACGCAGCAAGATCAAAAATGCGATGTATTATATTACCCCACCTTCATGGAAAATGGTAAAGCTGTTGGTACACAACGGAATGCCCAGACGTCTAATGACGTTGAACATAGCGGTGACGGCAATCTATACGACGGGAGTTCTGTCCAGTCTGTACGCTGCGTATCTTTATCCGGGGCAGGCTGTAGCTGCCTCGCAATCTACTGGACTCATTAATGGAGTAGCAACCATTTTGTTAACCATCCTGATTGATCCTCGTATTTCGTTGCTCAGCGACAAATCTCTGCGCGGTGAAATCCGGCTGGATCGAATGAATCAGATCTATGGCTGTATGCTTGTATCCCGTTTATTTGGCACATTGTTGGCCCAGTTGTTATTGATTCCATTTGCCTACTGGATCGGCTGGATTGTGAGTATGATGTGA
- a CDS encoding nucleotide-binding protein → MKTLKPRVFIGCSLEAKPIAAAVHENLRFSAEVTPWYSGVFNPSSYTMDDLETEVRTTDFAIFIFHPDDISKIRGKYYASVRDNTMLEMGLFMGRLGRKRIFFILPEDITDIKDASKIEGLRMPTDLLGLNPLVYEIRSDGKWAPAVSVACSKIADSIEEQGRWSDPEVEKIIEKHKRSEGEARLQLLKLLRFFRELLRTRKADAVMLERMSDALRSAFVSLPPFAVRGTAIYRTDDSGHIEQLCGNVGEPGRKYNLSANDDKQPDDPKRILVIDSYRENKIKINLYDDYLEKEYLLCYPVAKRYVITVHIIGHIEADEAIFQQMDLENRHLFNAINDLLGGEPE, encoded by the coding sequence ATGAAAACGTTAAAGCCAAGAGTCTTTATTGGCTGCTCGCTGGAAGCGAAGCCGATTGCAGCCGCAGTACACGAAAACTTGCGTTTCTCGGCCGAAGTTACCCCTTGGTACTCCGGAGTTTTTAATCCAAGCAGTTATACCATGGACGATTTGGAAACAGAAGTGCGCACGACTGACTTTGCCATTTTTATTTTTCATCCGGATGATATATCGAAAATTCGCGGGAAGTACTATGCCTCTGTCCGTGATAATACAATGCTTGAAATGGGTTTGTTTATGGGGCGGCTAGGACGAAAGCGTATTTTTTTCATTCTTCCTGAAGATATTACGGACATCAAAGACGCTTCCAAGATTGAAGGTTTACGCATGCCTACAGACCTGCTGGGATTAAATCCACTGGTTTATGAAATTCGTTCAGATGGGAAATGGGCGCCAGCTGTCTCGGTGGCCTGTTCCAAAATCGCCGACAGCATCGAAGAACAGGGACGATGGAGCGATCCCGAAGTGGAAAAAATCATCGAGAAGCACAAAAGGTCTGAGGGCGAAGCCCGGTTACAGTTGCTCAAGCTGCTGCGATTCTTCAGGGAGTTACTACGTACCCGCAAAGCAGATGCAGTTATGCTGGAGCGAATGAGCGATGCACTTCGAAGTGCATTTGTATCCCTTCCTCCATTTGCCGTGCGTGGGACTGCCATATACCGTACAGATGACAGTGGTCATATTGAACAATTATGTGGTAATGTTGGGGAACCGGGGAGAAAATATAACTTGTCCGCCAATGACGACAAACAACCTGATGATCCGAAGCGGATTCTGGTTATTGATTCTTATCGGGAGAACAAAATCAAGATCAATCTCTACGACGACTACCTTGAGAAAGAGTATCTGCTATGCTATCCTGTAGCCAAGAGGTATGTAATCACGGTCCATATTATTGGACATATTGAAGCGGATGAGGCGATATTTCAGCAGATGGATTTGGAGAACCGTCATCTGTTCAACGCCATCAACGATTTGTTAGGAGGCGAACCGGAATGA
- a CDS encoding ATP-dependent DNA helicase: MSTQRYPFAYDPAEPFVSRLGEWVADVFYDILPESGFEVRDEQIFMAYQLERAYGEKKTIMAEAGVGTGKTLVYLLYAVCYARYTGKPAVIACADESLIEQLVKPGGDIAKLAAHLDLEVDARLGKSPDQYVCLNKLSAMRFADEDAPVIEEVHESLPDFVNTPGTLQAFHPYGDRKQYPHLNDRQWNKINWDPFQDCFVCPKRQRCGLTLSRDHYRRSKDIIICSHDYYMEHVWTYEARKREGQLPLLPDHSSVVFDEGHLLEEAALNALSYKLKHRIFEELVTRLLEGEIRESLAERVDEAIESSERLFRLLDTYTVAIPGSERKEVRVEPPLLREIERLTNVLDAIGEELVFESGLFSLDGYQMRVVEEHLDMIQSALALFRKEDGYICWAEESEDETTLSIMPRTVKEILNERVFNTGIPIVFSSATLSVDSSFRYVADSLGIDDFVSFSVASPYDYADKMQMKITDETVPGHPENENRLRDAVTLLQESGGRALILFRTMEELRAFKQDIVHVPEAQGLRFMYEGDREISDLIAAFQEDEESVLCSVNLWEGLDVPGPSLSNVMIWSLPYPPQDPVFNAKRTASAAPYEEIDLPYMLLRVKQGLGRLIRTSSDSGTAAILDESLYSKKEAKDRIAALLPEGVEWTTLTH, translated from the coding sequence TTGTCAACACAACGTTATCCTTTCGCATATGATCCGGCTGAACCTTTTGTATCCCGTTTAGGGGAATGGGTTGCCGATGTTTTCTATGATATTTTGCCTGAGTCCGGCTTCGAGGTACGGGATGAACAGATTTTTATGGCGTACCAGCTCGAACGGGCCTATGGAGAAAAAAAGACCATTATGGCTGAGGCCGGTGTGGGAACAGGCAAGACATTAGTCTATCTGCTCTACGCGGTCTGTTATGCACGTTATACGGGTAAACCGGCAGTAATCGCCTGTGCGGATGAGTCATTGATTGAACAGCTCGTGAAGCCCGGCGGAGATATTGCGAAGCTGGCTGCACATCTGGATTTGGAAGTGGACGCACGTCTGGGCAAGTCACCTGACCAATACGTCTGTTTGAACAAATTAAGTGCGATGAGATTTGCGGATGAGGATGCGCCTGTCATTGAAGAAGTGCATGAAAGCCTTCCGGATTTTGTGAATACGCCGGGTACGCTTCAGGCTTTCCATCCGTATGGTGACCGCAAACAGTATCCACATCTGAATGATCGCCAGTGGAACAAAATTAACTGGGACCCGTTCCAGGATTGCTTCGTTTGTCCCAAACGTCAACGCTGTGGCTTGACGCTGTCGCGTGACCACTATCGTCGTTCCAAGGACATCATTATCTGTTCCCATGATTACTACATGGAGCATGTGTGGACCTATGAAGCGCGCAAACGCGAGGGACAATTGCCACTGCTGCCAGATCACAGCTCGGTTGTATTTGATGAAGGACATTTGCTGGAAGAAGCGGCCCTGAACGCACTGAGCTACAAATTGAAACACCGCATCTTCGAGGAACTGGTTACCCGTCTGCTTGAAGGTGAGATTCGTGAATCTCTCGCGGAGCGTGTGGATGAAGCGATTGAGAGCAGTGAACGACTGTTCAGACTGCTGGATACGTATACGGTAGCCATTCCCGGCTCGGAACGGAAAGAAGTGCGGGTAGAGCCGCCGCTGCTGCGTGAGATTGAACGACTAACCAACGTACTGGATGCGATCGGCGAAGAATTGGTATTTGAGAGCGGATTGTTCTCACTGGATGGCTATCAGATGCGCGTCGTGGAAGAACATCTGGACATGATTCAGTCTGCACTTGCGTTGTTCCGTAAGGAAGATGGATACATCTGCTGGGCTGAAGAGAGCGAAGACGAAACAACCTTATCGATCATGCCGCGTACCGTGAAGGAAATTCTGAACGAGCGTGTGTTCAATACAGGCATTCCGATTGTCTTCTCATCCGCAACGTTATCTGTGGACAGTTCATTCCGTTATGTGGCAGACAGTCTGGGGATTGATGATTTTGTATCGTTCTCCGTGGCTTCTCCATATGACTACGCGGACAAAATGCAGATGAAGATTACCGATGAAACTGTACCTGGTCACCCGGAAAACGAAAATCGGTTGCGTGACGCCGTGACGCTGCTTCAGGAGAGTGGGGGGCGTGCCCTGATTCTGTTCCGTACGATGGAAGAGTTGCGTGCATTCAAGCAGGACATCGTTCATGTCCCTGAGGCTCAAGGGTTACGCTTTATGTATGAGGGAGATCGGGAGATTAGTGACCTGATTGCCGCTTTTCAGGAGGATGAGGAGAGTGTGCTATGCTCCGTCAATCTGTGGGAAGGTCTGGACGTTCCAGGGCCGTCATTATCCAATGTTATGATCTGGTCGCTCCCGTATCCACCACAAGACCCTGTATTTAATGCAAAACGTACAGCGTCAGCGGCGCCTTATGAAGAGATAGATCTTCCATATATGCTGCTGCGTGTGAAGCAAGGTCTGGGACGTCTGATTCGGACAAGCAGTGATTCGGGTACCGCCGCCATTCTGGATGAATCGTTGTACAGCAAAAAGGAAGCCAAAGACCGCATTGCGGCTCTGCTCCCCGAAGGTGTAGAATGGACAACCCTGACTCATTAA
- a CDS encoding catalase, which yields MDNHSSQPEHSSDKGPETLTDRQGHPITDNQNVRTVGSRGPTTLENYHFLEKITHFDRERIPERVVHARGAGAHGVFQAYGTAGDKPVSKYTRARLFQEKGKETPVFVRFSTVIHGGHSPETLRDPRGFAVKFYTEDGNWDLVGNNLKIFFIRDPLKFPDMVHAFKPDPLTNAQDMERFFDFVSLSPEATHMITFLFSPWGIPANYRQMQGSGVNTYKWVNQEGTGVLIKYHWEPLNQGIRNLLQKDASDIQGQNFNHATLDLYHAIEQGDYPEWELCVQVMEDGEHPELNFDPLDPTKLWPPEQFPFLPVGKMTLNRNPEDYFNEVEQAAFGTGVLVDGLDFSDDKLLQGRTFSYSDTQRHRVGANYLQLPVNAPKNRVATNQSGGQMQYQVDRAPGQNPHVNYEPSSLGGLKEAAPRGKEHEPLVEGRLVREKIERTNDFGQAGDTYRAFEDWERDELISNLVDALATCKPDIRERMISHFTQADADYGRRVAEGLSSVSTDDSPTVQPKHEPTVEQAAKDSHEADPY from the coding sequence ATGGATAACCATTCTTCACAACCTGAGCATTCCTCAGACAAGGGACCCGAGACATTAACGGATCGGCAAGGCCATCCCATCACGGATAATCAAAATGTTCGAACCGTCGGCAGCCGGGGACCGACCACGCTGGAGAATTATCATTTTCTTGAAAAGATCACCCATTTTGACCGCGAACGTATTCCAGAACGGGTTGTCCATGCCCGCGGCGCTGGCGCCCATGGCGTATTTCAGGCTTATGGAACGGCCGGGGATAAACCGGTATCAAAGTATACTCGCGCACGTCTGTTTCAGGAAAAAGGTAAAGAAACGCCCGTATTCGTTCGCTTCTCTACAGTTATTCATGGTGGGCATTCACCGGAGACGCTTCGGGACCCGCGCGGATTTGCTGTGAAATTCTATACCGAGGACGGCAACTGGGATCTGGTGGGCAACAATCTGAAAATCTTTTTCATTCGTGACCCGCTCAAGTTCCCGGATATGGTACATGCCTTCAAGCCAGACCCGTTGACCAATGCACAGGATATGGAACGGTTTTTCGATTTCGTTTCGCTCAGTCCCGAAGCCACCCATATGATTACGTTTCTCTTCTCCCCTTGGGGAATTCCGGCCAACTATCGACAAATGCAGGGGTCGGGCGTCAATACATACAAATGGGTGAATCAGGAAGGCACTGGCGTGCTCATTAAATATCACTGGGAACCGCTCAATCAAGGCATACGCAACCTGCTCCAGAAGGACGCCAGTGATATTCAGGGGCAGAACTTTAACCACGCCACACTCGACCTGTATCACGCCATCGAACAAGGAGACTACCCGGAATGGGAGCTGTGCGTTCAGGTTATGGAGGACGGCGAGCATCCCGAACTGAATTTTGATCCGCTGGACCCGACCAAGCTGTGGCCGCCAGAGCAGTTTCCATTTTTGCCGGTTGGGAAAATGACGCTAAACCGCAATCCAGAGGACTACTTCAATGAAGTGGAACAAGCAGCGTTTGGCACAGGAGTGCTGGTAGATGGACTGGATTTCTCGGATGACAAACTGCTGCAAGGCCGCACCTTCTCCTACTCGGATACCCAGCGTCACCGGGTGGGTGCCAACTACCTGCAACTGCCAGTTAATGCACCCAAAAATCGGGTTGCCACCAATCAGAGCGGTGGACAGATGCAATATCAGGTCGATCGTGCACCAGGTCAGAATCCACACGTCAACTATGAACCTTCGTCACTCGGTGGACTAAAGGAAGCAGCGCCACGTGGCAAGGAGCATGAACCATTGGTGGAAGGTAGGCTAGTGCGTGAGAAGATCGAACGTACGAATGATTTTGGTCAAGCCGGTGACACGTACCGGGCGTTCGAGGATTGGGAGCGAGATGAACTGATCAGCAATCTGGTAGATGCTTTAGCCACATGCAAACCGGATATCCGCGAGCGCATGATCTCCCATTTCACACAAGCGGATGCTGATTATGGACGCCGGGTAGCGGAAGGATTATCCTCCGTCTCAACAGATGACAGTCCCACGGTTCAGCCCAAGCATGAGCCCACAGTGGAACAGGCTGCCAAAGACAGTCATGAAGCAGATCCATATTAA
- the yaaA gene encoding peroxide stress protein YaaA, giving the protein MRIIISPAKKMKIDTDLMAIAQMPQFINESEQLLSLLQKLSYDELKAMWKCNDAIAEQNVERIRNMDIKANLTPAIYAYEGIQYQYMALGVFQNEELAYLQQHLRILSGFYGMLRPLDGVTPYRLEMQGKLQGPGFKSLYQFWGSKLADQLQSESDCILNLASKEYSKNITPFLKEETRLITCVFGQMVDGKLVEKATRAKMARGEMVRYMAERKITDVKDIRNFDRLDFVFSEEKSDEGNYVFIYSEEK; this is encoded by the coding sequence ATGAGAATTATCATATCACCAGCTAAAAAGATGAAGATTGATACCGATCTTATGGCTATTGCGCAGATGCCGCAGTTTATAAACGAGTCAGAACAGCTGTTGAGTCTGCTTCAAAAGTTATCCTATGACGAACTTAAAGCGATGTGGAAGTGTAACGATGCAATCGCCGAACAGAACGTGGAGCGGATTCGGAATATGGATATAAAAGCAAATCTTACGCCAGCCATCTATGCCTATGAGGGCATTCAGTATCAATATATGGCTCTGGGTGTTTTTCAAAATGAAGAACTGGCGTATCTTCAGCAGCATTTACGCATATTATCCGGTTTTTATGGCATGTTACGGCCTTTGGATGGAGTTACCCCTTATCGGTTGGAGATGCAGGGCAAGCTGCAAGGTCCGGGCTTCAAATCCCTTTATCAGTTCTGGGGTAGCAAATTGGCGGATCAGCTTCAATCGGAAAGCGACTGTATTCTGAATCTGGCTTCCAAAGAGTATAGCAAAAACATCACTCCTTTTCTGAAGGAGGAAACCCGGTTGATTACTTGTGTATTTGGACAAATGGTCGATGGGAAGCTTGTTGAAAAGGCAACGCGGGCCAAAATGGCTAGAGGTGAGATGGTACGGTATATGGCAGAGCGTAAGATTACAGATGTGAAGGATATTAGAAACTTTGATCGGTTAGACTTTGTTTTTTCAGAAGAGAAGTCGGATGAAGGTAATTATGTATTTATATATTCAGAGGAGAAATAG
- the cysK gene encoding cysteine synthase A, which produces MDLNSHFIQNQKNAHTGIAADVTELIGQTPAVKLNRLTGSDSADVYVKLEYFNPSGSVKDRAAYNLIVQAERAGLLLPGATIIEPTSGNTGIGLAMNAAAKGYKAILIMPDNMSKERINILKAYGADVVLTPAAERMPGAIRKAKELQADTPGSFIPQQFENQANPDIHRITTAPEIMQQMEGKLDAFIATAGTGGTITGTGEELRKQLPDIRIYAVEPKGSPVLSGGEPGPHKLVGTSPGFIPDILNTDVWDAIIQVSDEDALDTMRQLAAREGLLLGPSSGASVWASLRIARELGPGHRVLCIAPDTGERYLSMGIF; this is translated from the coding sequence ATGGACTTGAATTCGCATTTCATTCAAAATCAAAAAAACGCACATACAGGCATTGCCGCAGATGTTACGGAACTGATCGGCCAGACACCTGCCGTTAAACTGAACCGACTCACAGGCAGCGACTCCGCTGACGTATACGTCAAGCTGGAATATTTCAATCCGAGCGGCAGCGTAAAAGACCGTGCCGCCTATAACCTGATCGTTCAGGCTGAACGGGCAGGACTGCTGCTTCCCGGCGCAACCATCATCGAGCCGACCAGCGGCAATACCGGCATCGGTCTGGCAATGAATGCTGCCGCCAAAGGATATAAGGCCATCCTGATCATGCCTGACAACATGTCCAAGGAACGCATCAACATTCTGAAAGCCTATGGCGCAGATGTCGTACTTACCCCTGCTGCCGAACGGATGCCTGGTGCGATTCGCAAGGCCAAAGAGCTTCAGGCCGACACTCCGGGAAGTTTCATTCCCCAGCAATTTGAGAACCAAGCGAACCCGGATATCCACCGGATCACCACGGCTCCCGAAATTATGCAGCAGATGGAGGGCAAGCTGGACGCCTTCATTGCTACAGCAGGAACTGGCGGTACGATCACCGGAACGGGAGAAGAACTGCGCAAGCAGTTGCCGGACATTCGTATCTATGCGGTAGAGCCGAAAGGTTCACCTGTGCTGTCCGGCGGCGAGCCCGGACCCCACAAGCTCGTCGGTACAAGTCCGGGATTCATTCCGGACATCCTGAATACCGACGTGTGGGATGCCATCATCCAGGTGTCCGATGAGGACGCACTGGATACGATGCGGCAGCTTGCTGCCCGGGAAGGGCTGCTGCTCGGCCCTTCCTCTGGCGCTTCGGTGTGGGCCTCCCTGCGCATCGCGCGGGAACTGGGGCCGGGTCACCGGGTGCTCTGCATTGCGCCTGATACCGGGGAACGGTATTTGAGCATGGGTATTTTTTAA
- a CDS encoding prohibitin family protein produces MKNSKTYRVGAITVALVIIVGVLLVTFFVTRIPNGYVGVVYSPNGGVKDSTLSQGWKLVGAFDKVTKYPIRIQTVEYKDIQIATSDGKNITIDFAYNYQVEPSKVSSIFNTFGPISIQEIEDTYLKTRFRDAARKGISKFTVIDVYGEKSSDAGVDVQQRFSDDVKELGFIVSNVTVGVPQPDAKTQEAIDKRVEASQELERKTTELEIAKKEAERKRVEAQGNADKLLIEAEGQAKANKELQQSLSSQLVEYETIKKWDGALPYVSGSNTPMIQLPGTKVEQNSGAGSVSP; encoded by the coding sequence ATGAAAAATTCAAAGACGTATAGGGTAGGGGCGATCACGGTTGCATTGGTTATTATCGTGGGAGTGTTACTGGTGACCTTCTTTGTCACACGAATTCCTAACGGATATGTTGGGGTCGTATATTCACCCAATGGAGGCGTAAAAGATAGTACACTGAGTCAAGGATGGAAACTCGTTGGAGCGTTTGATAAAGTGACGAAATATCCGATCCGAATTCAAACGGTTGAATACAAAGATATTCAGATTGCTACTTCTGACGGGAAAAACATCACAATCGATTTTGCTTACAACTACCAAGTCGAACCAAGTAAAGTATCTTCTATCTTTAATACATTTGGGCCAATTAGCATTCAAGAAATTGAGGATACATATCTCAAAACACGTTTCCGTGACGCAGCTCGTAAAGGTATCTCCAAGTTTACAGTCATTGATGTGTATGGTGAAAAGTCATCCGATGCAGGAGTGGACGTCCAGCAACGTTTTTCTGATGACGTTAAAGAGTTAGGCTTTATTGTATCGAACGTTACTGTAGGTGTTCCTCAACCAGATGCTAAGACTCAGGAAGCCATCGATAAGCGTGTCGAAGCTTCTCAAGAACTGGAACGTAAAACGACTGAACTTGAGATCGCCAAGAAAGAAGCAGAACGCAAGCGTGTGGAAGCACAAGGTAATGCAGACAAACTATTAATTGAAGCAGAAGGTCAGGCTAAAGCGAATAAAGAGCTTCAACAATCTCTATCGAGTCAACTCGTTGAATATGAAACCATTAAGAAATGGGATGGAGCCCTTCCATATGTAAGTGGGTCCAATACGCCAATGATTCAATTGCCGGGTACTAAAGTAGAGCAAAACAGCGGGGCGGGAAGCGTATCTCCCTAA